ACCAGCCAGccacctcacagatgtctttaatggaAACTCCATTAGACCAGGCCcaggaggaagccattcctctagtggaatgGGCCCTAACTCCTAAGGGGCATTGAATGTCCAAGGAGGAGTAACAGAGATTAATTGCGTCGACTATCCAACGCGAGAGACGTTGTTTTGAGACcgaagaccctttggtgcggccaccaaaacagacaaagagctgatccgactgccATGAAAGGCTGCGATCGCTCTACATAGGTCCTCAATGCactgacagggcagagtaactcCAGCTCCTGTTCATCCgtggagggaggaagagcagagagcgaaatgacctgagctctaaacggagtagaGAGCACTTTGGGTACATAGCCATGTCTAGGTTTCAGTACGACCTTAGAGTCATTAGGCCGAAATCCGAGGCacgcagggctcacagagagggcctgcaagtcgccaacacgcttgaccgatgctagtgcaagtagcagagcggttttcagGGTTAaaggcctgaggtcagctgaacacAGCGGCTCGAAGGGGTTACCTTTGAGAGCCCTAAGGACCAAAGAAAGGTCCCAAGCGGGAACAGtaaggggacgaggaggatttaaccccTTTAGCCTAGAACCCCTTAAGAAACGAACTACAAGGTTGTTTCgacccactgactggccagcgataGCATGAAACGCTGAGATGGCTGCTACGTATACTTTGAGCGTTGAGGGGGCGCGCCCCAGATCCAAACGCTCTTGTAGGAAGGACAGTAACGGAGATACGTCACACTCCacggggtctatgttgcgtgtggaacaccaatcaacaaagaccgaccatttctgggcgtagaggcgtctcgtggacggggcTCTCGCCTGAGATATGGTCTCTAGTACGTCCCTGGGAAGGtcagtcggctcccatcgagggaccagagatgtagagcccagagctctggctgtgggtgccagattgttctgttcgcctgagagaggaggtcccgccTCAGGGGAATGGGCCATGGGGCTCTTGTggagagcctgaacagctctgaggaccaagtcTCAATGGAAGTGGCGCAGACGGAGAGATGTTCAGTACGTGGAGAGGATGGTACAGGAAGTGCAAAGAAACATGCCAGGAAACAggtgtcgccccacttcaggatctcACTGATCTTCCACGAGATGGCTGGgttgtgctgctccaaccaTGGGTGCCCTAAGATCACGTCAgtggtggattcctccagaaccagcagatgaagTTTTTCCACATGAAGGATGCTGACTTGAAGTAGAATGGGACCGACGCTCTGACGTACTTGTCTCCTACTGAGAGGTTTACCGGTTATTGAGTGAATCTGGTAGGTGGACGGCGTAGCCGAGATCTTGAGCTTGAGCTGATGGCAGAGGGTGCCAGAGATGAAGTTGCCTGCTGACCCAGAATCGAGGAGTGCAGTAACTGAAATGGAAACATCAGTAAGGTTTACAACAGTGGTGAATGGTTTCATTTTACCGATGGAGGGAATGATGACACTCACCATGGGATGAGGAGGACaaattgggcatgtggagattacATGCCCAGGAGAACCACAGTAGAGCACAGATTCTGGGTCAGCTGCCTCTGCCGTTCAGTGGGCGTCAGTCTAGTGTTATCCAGTTGCATAGGTTCAAGagctggttctggagggctgACAGACTCTGGTTGGAAGAGGGAGGTGGAGAACTgtggctggccctggtgctcttcgagacacgactgcatacgagtggcGAAACAGATGGAGAGTTAGATAAAGCGTTCCAGGCCGATGgtatcctcgtatgcagcgataTGCAACCGCACTTGAGGATCCAGTCCTTGCCAGTAGGTAGTGAGCAGAGCCTGTTCATTCCTGTTCTGGAATTTAAGAGCATATTCATTAACAGTCACTGTGCCTTGGAACACAATGAGGAGATGTGGAGACGCTGGAGACTGGTAAGTAGATCGataggagtccttgaggtaagtccTTAATGTGAACGAGACCGGAtgatgagtgaatgtgtgtgtcttTTGTATGGTGGCTGATTGGCttgctgatgaggtgcaggtgcgCGTGATCAGTATTCAGGTGAGGGAGTGCAGTGATTGGACCATGGTGTGTCTGTGACAACTGCGCAATTTGTAtttgtacatttctgaaattacataatttCAGAAATGATATCaccacagtatttatttatttatttatttttgcacagcccaaaaaaaaacaaaaaaaaaaaaacatgactgaCATCTAGAGGtcattctgagaaaaaaaacttgcaaAAGTAGAAAACATAAATAAGTACATAGAATTGATTAAGCCAATTATTTATCTGCTCATCatcttaaaaacaaacaaacaaacaaacaaacaaaaaaaaaaaacatttaaacaaccTCTCTGAACAGCAGTAAACTgtgcatgcaaaaaaaaaagtcctttaTTCCATCAGGACTGTTGTCTATgtatgtctattttttttttttttttttttttgagagcaTCACCTGCTCTTTTAAAGCAACACCCCATACAACCTTAATCATAAATTAGTTACTTAGAGTGGGTGAGtgtgtcagagagagagagagaaggagagatgTGGATGACTCTGTATATTACTCTATACCTGTCATTTAACTGTATATCTGCAGATTCAGTCCTCAGATCAGGTACCTGTCAGCTCCAGGGACGCTTCAAATTAAATGGAATGTACCAGGATGGAGATTTTATACTTGGAGGCCTGTTTCATGTTCACTTTTTCACAGTGTTCCCAGAGCTGAGCTTCAAAACCGAGCCAGAACCACCACACTGTGAAAAGTGAGTTAGGGTCCAAAGTGACTATAAacctataaaatataataataataataataataataataaatattttaaatgtgaacgTTAAGTTCTTGTTGCCCTCATTTACCTTCGCTAACTTAATCACATGATGTATTGACAGCCTAATTCTGCCTTGGCAAAGAATCTATTTAAACCACTGTAAATTTAACCAAATATGCACAATAGGAGGGCTTCATGAGTGATGCTTAatctcaaatgtttttttgtttttaatgcttgtattaattattattataattaattataattaattaattacatttattaattataattaatatctGTTTAATATCACTTCATGTCATaatttatcttgtttttttctttttagattTAATGTGGAAATCTTCCAGCAGGCACAGACCATGGCTTTTGCAGTGAATGAGattaataaaaatcaaaacctgctGCCTAATGTAACTCTTGGATATCATCTTTATGACAACTGTGTGAGACTAGAGATGGCATTCCGGGCTGCCATATCCCTGGCTAGTGGGACAGAGGAGTCCTTCTCCAGCCTAAACTGTACTGGCCCCCCTCCTGTGATTGGGATTGTAGGGGATCCAAGTTCAACTCCTTCCATTGCGATTTCCAATGTTCTTGGGCTGTTTCGAGTACCAATAGTAAGACAGgatgaaaaaagtaaaaaatacacTATGTGCACTTTTTTGCACGTTTAGGTTACATTAAGTGTTTTTAGTCATATGTCCTCAATTTGTTTTTTACAGAACCTATTTTGGAAAAATATTCtggataaaaaagaaaatagaatAATACAATTTCTGACTAAAATATTgctacattttgctaaaatatttgttttgttatatcaAATATGCCATATATAGAATTTTAAACCTACAAGTAAGTGGATTGTTATTATCAGTTGTAATGGGGTAATCAAATGTAGGCTAATATAACTCCTAATCTCagatgagtgaatgtgtgttccTCTTACCTGTTAACAATTAGTCGGTGCTTTTGATTTGcgtatttaatttttagtttagtgaatttaaaaattttgattttgggAAGGAGGCAatctttttaaatacagaatttttatcttctctcttcttctctctccATTTTTCTTAATTAGGTTAGTCACTATGCCACCTGCTCCTGTTTGAGTGACAGGAAAAAGCACCCCTCTTTCTTCAGAACTATCCCCAGTGATGCCTTCCAGGTGCGGGCTATGGTTCAGATCTTGAGACATTTTGGATGGACCTGGGTTGGCCTTGTCTACAGTGATGATGATTATGGCATCTATGCTGCTCAGTTATTTCAGCAGGAAATGCAGCTATTTGGATTTTGTGTTGCTTTTTCTGAAAAGATTCCAAATGATAATAACCACAGAGACATTCAACGTATAACAAGAGTGATACATGCCTCTACAGCTAGAGTGGTGGTTGTTTTTCCCACCTTTCTGCTACCATTGATGGAAGAGGTTGTGTTGCAAAACATGACTGGAAAGCAGTGGATTGCAAGTGAAGCTTGGTCCACCTCATCTGTATACCATACTCCACGTTTCCTGCCCTTCCTGGGGGGCACACTGGGCATTGCTATCAGACGTGGAGAGATTGAGGGTCTTCATGACTTTCTGCTACATCTCCGCCCCAGTAATGATCCAAGAAATAATATAGTGAGGATTTTCTGGGAGAAGATGTTCAGTTGTAGTTTTGGAAATGGGAGAAGAGTGATAGATGGAGAGAAAGTGAAAAATGTGTGTACAGGACAGGAGGATCTGAGCACCACAAACACACCatacactgatgtttcagaATTGAGACCAGCTTATAATGTGTATAAGGCAGTTTATGCCCTGGCACATGCACTTCATGACCTGATGCAGTGTGAGGAGGGTAGAGGACCATTCAGTGGGAACAGTTGTGCTGACATAATCAACCTGAAACCCTGGCAGGTAAGAACCACATGTATAGTGCAGATTCTCTTCAGGCATATAGAAAACCTGAAGGTGGAATTTCAAATAAGTGCCGTTTATTAATTAAACACTTGCTCTGTCTACAAACTGTACAGCTGGTTCACTACCTCCAGAAAGTGAACTTCACCACAGGCTTTGGGGATCAAGTGTCATTTGATAAGAATGGAGATGCTCTGCCTATCTATGATGTGCTAAACTGGCAGCCGAGCTCTGATGGATCAATAAGGACTTACACGGTCGGTGTAGTTAATAAAGGGCCGGCAACAGAGATGGTGCTCACACTTGATGAAGATGCAATATACTGGAACTTTGagacaaaaaaagtaataaGCATTACATGTTAATGTCGTCCTTTTTGCATATGTGTACTCTGAATACTAGTCAAGCTATGctaaaacaaatgaataaataaatcataaggATAAGCTCATAATTTAAAAGAGATGACAAACATGGCAAACAGCAGATGATATCTCTTTCAGCATCCAAGGTCGGTTTGCAGTGAGAGTTGCCCCCCAGGCACCAGGCAAGCCAGGAGGAAGGGTCTTCCTGTCTGCTGTTTTGACTGCCTGCCCTGCGGAGATGGAGAGATTTCCAATACAACAGGTGAGTAGATTATTGTTGGctaaattttaatataatttgaaaGTAATTTATCCTTCTGTCTTTTTCTTATATACAGATGCTATTGAGTGCACTGTGTGTCCAGATGAGTTCTGGTCCAATCCAGATAAGGATCAATGTGTCCCCAAAGCAGTAGAGTTTCTGTCCTATGAGGAACCTCTGGGCATCTCTCTGACCACTGCTTCTCTGCTTGGCACCTGCATTTGCACTCTTGTGATGGTCGTCTTTGCTCATCACCGTAACACTCCCATAGTACGCGCCAACAATTCAGAGCTCAgctttctgctgctgttgtcaTTGAAAATGTGTTTCCTGTGTGTACTGCTTTTCATCGGCCAGCCACAGCTGTGGACGTGTCAGTTAAGACATGCTGTGTTTGGCATAAGCTTTGTCCTGTGCATCTCCAGCATCCTGGTCAAGACTATGGTGGTAATAGCTGTGTTCAAGTCATCTCGACCAGAGGGCAAAGGAGCGATGAAATGGTTCGGAGCAACTCAACAGAGATGCACAGTTTTGGTCCTAACAGCCCTCCAGGTTGTGATATGTGCAGTCTGGCTCTCTACTGCCTCTCCAACACCACATAAAAGCAACCAGTATATCCGCTCTAAAATGGTATATGAATGTGCTATTGGCTCAGTGGCCGGTTTTTCTATGCTGCTGGGATACATTGGACTGTTGGCAGCAGTAAGCTTCCTTTTAGCTTTCCTGGCGAGAAATCTTCCAGATAATTTTAATGAAGCAAAGTTCATCACTTTCAGTATGTTGATCTTTTGTGCTGTGTGGATTGCGTTTGTTCCAGCATATGTGAGCTCACCAGGGAAATATGCAGTGGCTGTGGAGATATTTGCCATTTTAGCTTCTAGTTTTGGTTTACTGGTATCCATATTTGCTCCAAAGTGCTACATCATTCTTCTACATCCAGAGAGAAACACTAAAAATGCCATCATGGGAAgagaaacacaaaataaatagttttacattattatggtttaaAATTGTGAATTCAGATTCTCCATTACTTTATCATTTTAGGATTCACTTCTGTAAACAAATAAGCAAAAATATTGCAAAGCTTGCTGTTTTGTTGCAATTATCATCATCCATTTGTTTGCTTTAAAATAGCACTGTTTATTAATGCATTTGTTATACTGACTTTTATATGTTTTGTCTTCTTGTAGGTTTATCTCGTTTGCacgttcattttttttttaattgtttgattAGAAAAGGAAATTTAAAATAAGGAGACAGTTTGTCAAAGTCACTTGATTATAGATATAAGTCAGAAAGTTTCTCACATGATAATGGGTTAGTTGCATAATAGGCACCATGTTTGATTTCCGATCTAGCGAGTGTGTGcatacccaggtgaaaaaaaaaagtacatttctataatgtacttaaagtgctctattttcatgcactaattttgtacttaatatactaaatattcttctttagtacttcttaagataatcttaagaacatctaagtgtactcaactgtactattttgagacaccatgaaatatgaacttaaatgtgattttaatacactatctctgtatttaaaaaatgtatttagatactacttatagtacatttgaacccatagtgtactacaagtggtaactaaatatatttttttaaatacagagatagtatgttaaaagcacaatttagttcatatttcatgctgtctcaaaatagcacacttAGATTTTCTTAAAGAgttacttcaggatttagcattaagctttgtattagtagaataccaCTAGTTTTTCGAATTACCgtgctttcccccttcatatcagcccgagatgagagatttatgcatttttattctgtaaaaaagcctccgatgatgcaaaaatcatcattttgcgtcatcggaggcttttttggccagaggcttaaaactacagccagtaatagcaggtagttccgcattttttgcaccacgcccatacatatgcgcgtttgaggttactcacggacatagatcaaagattttatcaaaagtgggtgtcaattatatttttaagcttacagtaattaactttattttgtctGCACTACATCAGTGGTTCATCTTGCAAATTTATCGTTCGGTCTCTGCAGTCATCTCAACCAATACAGCAACAGGCTTTTGTGGTAACGTTAgtataaatagataaatagactAACTCAGTTTTACAGAACAGTGGCTTTACTTTGATAACAGTCAACTTATATGCAACTTATATGTAATTGTCTATCTAACGTTACTTTGCAGTTTTACTGCAACCTACAACAGTACCTATAGGCTACTGTGTTATCAGTCTAGTATCAGCGAGCCTTACCTCTAGGCGAATACGCTTAGTACCAGATATCCAGGCATGTAAAGATATCGCAATGTCCTTCAGAATGGTTCTCTTCACTGCAAGGATATTTGGTTCATAGTCCTTGTGCTTGAAATGGAGATTACATTTTCTGCAgttttttaggttttctataaCGGTGTCATCTCCAAACTTCGGGTGTTTGATGGCCCACAGCCACTGTTtactagtgatggccgatttcaaaacactgcttcatgaaactccgaagcttcatgaatcttttgtttcgaatcggtgattcggagcgtgtatcaaactgctaaagtcacgtgattttagtaaacaaggcttcgttacgtcatcactgtttcgaaacagtttgaaatttcaatggttcaccaatagagggcgatgataaagtgagcccatgaatcatgcagatacactgagaactattgaacaagtgtctttaccctatggttttacctgatctctgatcagttttatacatttgtagatgttttaattatacattagaataattaaaatgaatactggtagttattaatctcttattggcaTGTTTAGCTCGAGCCATGGAACAAAGAAACAAgcctttaaaattgataaaagaacacatattatacagacactctatatttaatgttattagatgattagttaattccatttgattgattttactttcaataaaacttttgcaatacatttgttaaagggtatttttaatgcatgtttggcctgagttttgttgcatttccactgttctgaccactaggggtcaccgtggagacaggtgtcagattgtttcgaagcctcgaatcattaCGGCACATTTGCTTCAACTGTTTCAGTGTTTCACAATGCCTCGCTCTGCCCATCACTACTGTTTACATTGCTCCAAATCTTTAACTTAATCggaaaatgatggaaacttacttgtcctttcctggttttgggtgtacatccaggtacaaagcaatttagcaccatttcactgtaaatgtatgaactaactCACGATTTATAGAATTAATATGTAACAAAGCAAGCCTAGTTGTTTGAATTTTCCTGGTAATGCCGCCTGTAACCGATAGGCGTGGTTTGGGCGTGGCCTCGCaagggcagcaaaacaagtgcattctgggagttgttgtctttcatccacattagtcaaaaataccttttctgccttttctcagtctagaaagttccaaattaaaaaataatttcacatttctactacataaatgaccaagtttaaatacacattcatctttccaggggtgaagtacccctttaagattatcttaagaagtgctaaagaagaatttttagtatattaagtacaaaattagtgcgcaaaaatagagcacttttttttcacctgggtagacacttgACGCCAGTCCAAAGAGCCGAAGAAAGCTGAAAATTATCTTTTAAAGTTGTTAACCCAGATAACATGGTGACATGGATACAATGTTGAGTTTTGATCCAATGTTAAGTTATGATCCAAATGATCATTTTGGTTGAGATTGACATTTCAGTGTTTAAAGTGTGTTGGATAAGCATTGAAATTTTAATTAAAGTCGACAGCACACATGGGTGGAGAGAGTGACATTGAACTGTGATTTGTAGTTGATGGCCACAAGATCACACAGGTATGCATCTCTGCAGATCATAGTGGGTGTTTCCCAATCAGTGGGGCGTTTTCAAACCACGATGGGCTTTTACCCACTTTATTTGCTCAAAGCCACTGGGGGCTTAGTTTAGGGGTGGGCCTTAATAATTTTAGCAAGTCTGTTGAAAAATCGTTGAAAAACATCCATTGCTTGAAATTGGCCACTGATTGGTAAACGCCCATTTTGGTTTTGCATGTACACTTCTCAGTAGTCTAATCAATTCCTCCTCATTCAAGATAAACCGCAGGTGCATCCTATACAGTAGTTTTGTTTGTTGAACCACCTGACTTCTTTTGGTTTCAAACCATGCATCTTTCTTATTGTTTCTATGTtcttttgtatgtttgtttttgtgcttgCTATTTGCATATGATTTATTGTTACTGTATCTAATAagataaaaatttatttaaaaaagttaaagtgTTTGAATAAACCATCCATTTTCTAAATTCTTAAAAAGTGCATGCATCTTGCTTTAGTAATATTTATTAGGAGTGTGCACAAAtagtataatatattaatattcaacctgtaattaatattcgaaaaataaaaatactattcgaAATTTACTATGTTGCTTTCCTGGCCAtaaatgcagtgaatccatGATAAAGCACTTAAACTTTCAGTTATAACTATATGCACTGGGTGGCGCTGTGGAGCGTTTATTTGATCGTCACATAAGGTTGTCGTCTGCCTCACGAAGTTTGGAATTACTTGGATGAAAATTATCTTACAAAATAtaattacttttgatcaaatgaactaatgaaacagagttatcataatatcaccaccataatgagaaagcacatgaaataCAAAACACCCGTCGAATGAGGAAAGACAGCTGTCCATCACTGCATTAAGCAGCTGTACCCAAGTGAACCGAAAAGATAACTTATTTGATAGCAAAATGATTTTAAGACATATGATTCCTTTAAATTTCGTCGAGGGAGACATATTTACTAAGAGAAAACACAAAGTGTTAGAAACTTAGCTTAGCATACCGTTATATATTATCGTTATCTTTGTTTCGTCGGCGCAGCTCGTTTTCTCACCCGAGCATgtggatattattgtttttctcaacatgaacaAGTGAAACAATATGAACACGATAACCATAATATGTAGCGAatttacagttattaatcaatttatgggttagatatatgaatataataaatcataaagctttatgattaattatgatgcATATACCGAAAcaagggggaattaaacatatattgtgaattaattacaacgaattataatcaattacatatatgatgcTTTATGATGCATATTACTTTCAATCAAAGTAATTATAATCAGTCATTTATAACAGTTAAGTTAATCGTTTAAAGGATtactccacttttaaataaacttttgctgataatttactcacccctatgtcatccaagatgtccatgtctttctttcttcagtcgaaaagaaattaaggtttttgatgtaaacattctaggatttttctccatatcattcatttcaatgggcaccaaacggttgaaggtccaaatggcagtttcagtgcagcttcaaagggctttaaacgacaccagacgatgaataagggtcttatctagcgaaacgattggtcatttaaaaaaaaaaataaagttgaagttttataagcacaaatgctggCCTTGCTCTTTTCTCCGATgcgcgttcgtgacgtcacgtaGTACGTAATTACGTTGAAAAAGGTCACGgttgacgtaggcggaagtatcGAGTCAGTGTTTACATTACAAATGTGCGGAAAGAGGATCGTATACACATATTCAAATGTCTTTGTGTCGGTTTATTGTTTAATCCTTTGAGCGGTACGTTCCCACATATGGGATGTTTATTTCTGTGCCCATGGGAGTACGGTTCCACAACTGCTAGATTCAAAATGTGCTTTCGCGCTCTGGCTGCGAGACAGACGCGCGCTCTCTTGtcatcacagctatgcagtgttttcagccacataatgtttcttttaaggtttcaaacatttaaatacgcataagcaccattaaacaATACATTTGGAGTTTATAAAACACACAATGATGTCAGACGTCAGTGGAATCATCAATAAACAGtgaattcaaatataatttgccgacatttattcatatcagacacacataatgggtctaagtaactataaagtttactctcttattcttccagttcaccagccacttacttgcatatatttcaggAGAAACTGATGtattcacctgctgtaaatcagACTGACAGAACTCTGTGAACTGCAgtgcaaactaagatggcggcgcccatctcgcattataCACAAATCCGCCGCAAACTCTATGGGTGCCGCCATCTTTCCTGCCGCCATTACTGCGTGCCTGCGAAGTGTGACGGTGTGACACTTGCCGGTGCCCTCTAATGACATTTCAATTAAAGCGCATCCTGCTCATTAAAGAAAATGTCTGGTGAAAGGGAACATTGGGTAGATGATGTCAGGCAGTGGCCAAAACTTACCGATAAAGGTAATTTTTTTGACAacataatgtaataatgtaaaaatgtaatgtaattaagAAGTGTATTAATTGATGACAACAATAAAACCGAACGCTGTCATTACTAGCTGTCTTGCTAATATGTTTACCGACCCTGTCAATTTAGGACCgacccaattaattattttttatattaattattattttttaattccgACCGACTTGCCGATTGTAACTGCGTTAAGacccacagatttttttttttactcttcaaacagctaatacaaatgcaataaaatgtgaGACACACGCAATTGAAGCTTTTCACACGCTCTCACGCCACATCCATTTTCTCACGCACAGAAAAATcgcaaaatattacaacatcaaACAACGTATAATGTTATgttcttgtaaacatgtttttcaaaatggatTTATGTATTCACACTTACCTTCGTCTGAGGTAAATCTCTCAGAAACGAATGAACGCTGTCAGCTACAGCCACTCACACAGAACCTGTTTTGGCTGATATGTGTACTGTATTAcatctttattatatttttacttatataattaaataaagttgttattataataaaaaatgcattatatttaaattgttatttttaaataatactgccagctgatagggctctctgtatgtttacagcattaagttaggtgagt
The nucleotide sequence above comes from Chanodichthys erythropterus isolate Z2021 chromosome 7, ASM2448905v1, whole genome shotgun sequence. Encoded proteins:
- the LOC137022701 gene encoding extracellular calcium-sensing receptor-like — translated: MWMTLYITLYLSFNCISADSVLRSGTCQLQGRFKLNGMYQDGDFILGGLFHVHFFTVFPELSFKTEPEPPHCEKFNVEIFQQAQTMAFAVNEINKNQNLLPNVTLGYHLYDNCVRLEMAFRAAISLASGTEESFSSLNCTGPPPVIGIVGDPSSTPSIAISNVLGLFRVPIVSHYATCSCLSDRKKHPSFFRTIPSDAFQVRAMVQILRHFGWTWVGLVYSDDDYGIYAAQLFQQEMQLFGFCVAFSEKIPNDNNHRDIQRITRVIHASTARVVVVFPTFLLPLMEEVVLQNMTGKQWIASEAWSTSSVYHTPRFLPFLGGTLGIAIRRGEIEGLHDFLLHLRPSNDPRNNIVRIFWEKMFSCSFGNGRRVIDGEKVKNVCTGQEDLSTTNTPYTDVSELRPAYNVYKAVYALAHALHDLMQCEEGRGPFSGNSCADIINLKPWQLVHYLQKVNFTTGFGDQVSFDKNGDALPIYDVLNWQPSSDGSIRTYTVGVVNKGPATEMVLTLDEDAIYWNFETKKHPRSVCSESCPPGTRQARRKGLPVCCFDCLPCGDGEISNTTDAIECTVCPDEFWSNPDKDQCVPKAVEFLSYEEPLGISLTTASLLGTCICTLVMVVFAHHRNTPIVRANNSELSFLLLLSLKMCFLCVLLFIGQPQLWTCQLRHAVFGISFVLCISSILVKTMVVIAVFKSSRPEGKGAMKWFGATQQRCTVLVLTALQVVICAVWLSTASPTPHKSNQYIRSKMVYECAIGSVAGFSMLLGYIGLLAAVSFLLAFLARNLPDNFNEAKFITFSMLIFCAVWIAFVPAYVSSPGKYAVAVEIFAILASSFGLLVSIFAPKCYIILLHPERNTKNAIMGRETQNK